Genomic window (Magnetococcales bacterium):
CATGCTGGTGGTCAAAATGGGCCAGGATGGCCATGACCGTGGCGCCAAGGTGATCGCCTCGGCCTTTGCCGACCTGGGCTTTGACGTGGATCTTGGCCCCCTGTTCCAGACGCCGGAAGAGGCCGCCGCCCAGGCCGTCGAAAACGATGTCCATGTGGTGGGTGTCTCCTCTCTCGCCGGCGCCCATGAGACCCTGGTTCCCGAGTTGGTCCAGCTTCTCAAATCCAAGGGCGCGGGGGAGATTGTCGTGGTGGTGGGTGGCGTCATTCCCGAGCAGGACTATCCGGCCCTGTTCAACGCCGGTGCGGCAGCCGTGTTCGGCCCGGGTACCTCCATCGTCGTTGCCGCCGGCAAGGTGATCGAGGCCATCGAAAATCGTACCACCCCGGGCGCCAAAGCGTAATGACTGGATATTCCACCGAATATCACGTTCAGGGAGTGCGGAGCGGAGACCGTCGGCTGCTGGCCAAGACGATTACCCTCGTGGAGAGCACGCGCCTCGTGGACAACGAGCGCGCCGCAGCCGTCCTCTCCGCCCTGCAATCCCATACCGGTGGGGCCTTTCGTCTGGGTATCACCGGTCCTCCCGGCGTTGGCAAGAGCACCTTCATCGAAACCCTTGGCATGCGGTTGATCGAGCAGGGGAGGCGTTTGGCCGTTCTGGCGGTGGATCCCTCCTCCAGCCGGTCGGGGGGGAGCCTCCTGGGTGACAAGACCCGCATGACCCAGTTGTCCACTCATCCCGATGCTTTCATCCGGCCCAGCCCAGCCGGCGAAACCCTGGGGGGGGTGGCGCGCAAAACCCGCGAATCCATCCTGGTTCTGGAGGCAGCCGGATTCGATACCATTATTGTGGAGACCGTCGGCGTGGGCCAGAGCGAGGTTGCCGTTGCCAGCATGGTGGATTGTTTTGTCCTCCTGGCTCTGCCCAACGCCGGCGACGACCTGCAAGGCATCAAACGGGGCATCATGGAACTGGCAGACATTCTGGTGGTCAACAAGGCCGACGGCACCATGCGGGAGATGGCCAAATCCGCTGCCAGTCTGCTGCGTCAGGCCCTCACCCTGCAAAATCCGCCCGCCCCGGATTGGCTTCCGCCGGTGCTCCTGGCCAGTGCGGCCTCCGGCGCCGGTATTCCCGAATTCATCACCACTCTGGAGGCGTTTCGCGACACCATGGCCGCCTCCGGCGAAATGGAACGCAAGCGCCGGCGTCAGGCCCGCCACTGGATGTGGGAGCTCATCGAAGAGGGCCTCAAACGGCGTTTCACGTCGCACCCCCAGATTCGCCAACTGCTCCCCGATCTGGAGGAAACGGTCACCCGCGGTCACATGACCCCCATGGCCGCCGCTGACCAACTACTCTCCGCCTACACCGAAAAAAGTACGGCCTGAGGCAAACCCCTTTCCAAACGAAACGGTACACGAGATGGAAAACATCCTGGAAAAAATGGAACGGCTGCGGCAGGAAGCCCGCATGGGCGGCGGCCAAAAGAGGGTGGACGGCCAACATGCCCGCGGCAAACTCACCGCCCGGGAACGCATCGATGTTCTGATGGATCCGGGCAGTTTTGAAGAGCTGGACATGTTTGTGGCCCACCGCTGCATCGACTTCGGCATGGCAGACAAAAAAACCTCCGGAGACGGCGTCGTCACCGGCCACGGAACCATATTCGGGCGCCAGGTTTTCGTCTTTTCTCAGGATTTTACCGTCTTTGGCGGTACCCTGTCGGAAACCAATGCCATGAAGATTTGCAAAATCATGGATATGGCCATGAAGATGGGAGCGCCGGTCATCGGCATCAACGACTCTGGCGGCGCCCGAATCCAGGAAGGCGTGGCCTCGTTGGCCGGCTATGCCGAGGTGTTCCAGCGTAACGTCCTGGCTTCAGGTGTGGTGCCGCAGATATCGGCCATCCTCGGGCCCTGTGCCGGAGGTGCGGTCTACTCCCCGGCCATGACCGACTTCATCATGATGGTCAAGGACAACTCCTACATGTTTGTCACCGGCCCCGATGTGGTCAAGACCGTCACCCACGAAGAGGTCACCTTTGAAGAACTGGGTGGCGCCACCACTCATTTCACCCGCTCCGGCGTCGCGGATTTTGCCTACGAACATGAAATGGCCCTGTTGCGCCAGTTGCGGCGTCTTCTCACCTTCCTGCCGGGCAACAATCGCGAACCCTCGCCGATCGTTCCCAACAGCGACACCCCGGAACGTACCGAACCCTCGCTCGACACCCTGGTCCCGGATGATCCCAACCGCCCCTACGACATGCACGAACTGATCGAAAAGGTGGTGGACAACGGCGATTTCAT
Coding sequences:
- the meaB gene encoding methylmalonyl Co-A mutase-associated GTPase MeaB, with amino-acid sequence MTGYSTEYHVQGVRSGDRRLLAKTITLVESTRLVDNERAAAVLSALQSHTGGAFRLGITGPPGVGKSTFIETLGMRLIEQGRRLAVLAVDPSSSRSGGSLLGDKTRMTQLSTHPDAFIRPSPAGETLGGVARKTRESILVLEAAGFDTIIVETVGVGQSEVAVASMVDCFVLLALPNAGDDLQGIKRGIMELADILVVNKADGTMREMAKSAASLLRQALTLQNPPAPDWLPPVLLASAASGAGIPEFITTLEAFRDTMAASGEMERKRRRQARHWMWELIEEGLKRRFTSHPQIRQLLPDLEETVTRGHMTPMAAADQLLSAYTEKSTA
- a CDS encoding acyl-CoA carboxylase subunit beta, yielding MENILEKMERLRQEARMGGGQKRVDGQHARGKLTARERIDVLMDPGSFEELDMFVAHRCIDFGMADKKTSGDGVVTGHGTIFGRQVFVFSQDFTVFGGTLSETNAMKICKIMDMAMKMGAPVIGINDSGGARIQEGVASLAGYAEVFQRNVLASGVVPQISAILGPCAGGAVYSPAMTDFIMMVKDNSYMFVTGPDVVKTVTHEEVTFEELGGATTHFTRSGVADFAYEHEMALLRQLRRLLTFLPGNNREPSPIVPNSDTPERTEPSLDTLVPDDPNRPYDMHELIEKVVDNGDFMEVRAGFARNIIIGFARLEGQTVGIVANQPMVLAGCLDINSSVKAARFVRFCDCFNIPIITFVDVPGFLPGVQQELGGIIRHGAKLLYAYAEATVPKVTLITRKAYGGAYDVMSSKHLRGDFNYAWPNAEIAVMGAKGASEIIFRNEIRAATNPAEVLKLKTAEYANTFANPFVAAEKGFIDDIIMPRNTRANIVRALRFLKNKRLENPWRKHGNIPL